Proteins from a genomic interval of Nostoc sp. TCL240-02:
- a CDS encoding 2-dehydropantoate 2-reductase yields MKICIVGAGAIGGYLGAKLALAGEAVTLIARGSHLEAIKENGLKLLMADGSSQIATPFLATSNIQEAGPQDVVILTVKAHSVPAIAPLLPALYNPHTMVVTAQNGVPWWYFRQHGGEYEGTRIKSVDPDGIIESSIGAERAIGCVVYPATEIIEPGVIKHIEGDRFTLGEIDGSKSDRIQLLAQALKQAGFKAPIRNQIRTEIWIKLWGNVAFNPISALTGATLEDICRYPLTRELARFMMTETQAIAENLGIKFGITLEQRINGAENVGAHKTSMLQDIEAGRATEIDAIVGAVAELGKLTQIPTPYIDAIYASVKLLEVTKVKI; encoded by the coding sequence ATGAAAATCTGTATTGTTGGCGCGGGTGCAATTGGTGGATATTTAGGGGCAAAACTGGCACTGGCAGGTGAAGCAGTGACGCTAATTGCACGTGGTTCCCATTTGGAGGCGATTAAAGAAAATGGGCTGAAGTTGCTCATGGCAGACGGTTCTAGCCAAATTGCTACTCCGTTTTTGGCAACTAGCAATATTCAGGAAGCGGGGCCACAGGATGTAGTAATTCTAACTGTCAAGGCTCACAGTGTGCCTGCGATCGCACCTCTTCTACCTGCACTCTACAATCCTCACACAATGGTGGTGACAGCCCAAAATGGCGTTCCTTGGTGGTACTTTCGTCAGCATGGCGGTGAGTATGAAGGTACGCGAATTAAATCTGTTGACCCAGATGGGATTATTGAAAGTAGTATTGGGGCTGAACGTGCCATTGGTTGTGTTGTTTACCCGGCAACTGAGATAATTGAACCAGGTGTAATTAAACATATTGAAGGCGATCGCTTTACTCTCGGTGAAATCGACGGTAGTAAAAGCGATCGCATCCAATTATTAGCACAGGCTTTAAAACAGGCAGGATTCAAAGCACCAATCCGCAATCAAATTCGCACGGAAATTTGGATCAAGTTGTGGGGAAATGTGGCGTTTAATCCTATCAGTGCGCTGACTGGTGCTACTCTAGAAGATATTTGCCGCTATCCCCTCACCCGTGAATTAGCGCGGTTTATGATGACAGAAACTCAAGCGATCGCGGAAAATTTGGGTATAAAGTTTGGTATCACTTTAGAACAGCGAATTAATGGGGCAGAAAATGTTGGTGCCCATAAAACCTCGATGTTACAAGATATTGAAGCAGGACGCGCTACGGAAATAGACGCTATTGTTGGCGCGGTGGCAGAATTGGGAAAACTGACTCAAATTCCCACACCTTATATTGATGCTATTTATGCCAGCGTTAAACTGCTGGAAGTGACCAAAGTCAAAATCTGA
- a CDS encoding glutathione S-transferase family protein yields MIVVHHLNNSRSQRVLWLLEELGIDYEIKFYERDQKTMLAPASLREVHPLGKSPVITDAENTVAESGAIIEYIVERYGNGQLILPSGTPERLRYTYWLHYAEGSAMPPLVMNLVFNRFGLGDSVNEGFIAPQIKLHFDYFDYIEDELGKSTWFVGEEFTAADIQMSFPLEIVAVEAELISSRPKIKQFIERIHARPAYKRALERGGRYDFANSIK; encoded by the coding sequence ATGATCGTTGTCCATCATCTTAACAACTCGCGATCGCAGCGCGTGCTATGGCTGCTTGAAGAATTAGGGATCGATTATGAAATTAAGTTTTACGAACGCGACCAGAAGACGATGCTGGCACCAGCATCCCTGCGTGAAGTCCATCCCCTCGGCAAGTCACCAGTAATCACAGATGCAGAAAATACTGTTGCTGAGTCGGGTGCTATCATCGAATACATCGTCGAACGCTACGGCAATGGTCAGCTAATCCTGCCATCTGGTACACCAGAGCGTCTGCGCTACACTTATTGGCTGCATTATGCCGAAGGCTCTGCAATGCCACCTCTGGTAATGAATCTCGTCTTCAACCGTTTTGGGCTAGGAGACAGCGTAAACGAAGGATTTATCGCACCCCAAATTAAGCTTCACTTTGACTATTTTGACTATATAGAAGATGAACTTGGTAAGAGTACATGGTTTGTAGGCGAAGAATTCACCGCCGCCGATATCCAAATGAGCTTTCCTTTGGAAATAGTCGCTGTGGAAGCCGAACTCATCTCAAGCCGACCGAAAATTAAGCAATTTATCGAGCGCATCCATGCGCGGCCCGCTTACAAACGCGCTCTTGAACGTGGGGGCAGATACGACTTTGCCAATAGTATTAAATAA
- a CDS encoding inositol monophosphatase family protein, which yields MSTTPTTRLILETLLPHLKVAAAYAHFLQPKIAALPAKGEGNNFFSAALTDADVAIQNLVEVVLLGTFADIRFYGEEYASSNNTKYFRATELGSEGDYLVTLDPIDGTKFYMDGHSNYQIILSILNSDNFEAVIAISPAQNIYFYALRGEGAFKGTLDMSLEACAPLHITSAKPAILLGWAMNSIGHLLKDRYQVIDIANDYSSDIQIPNLNGILTGDLSGAVIKSGKFIDVAALAFIAKEAGWIVTTLDGSTLPPLHTCQNYSLPGLIIAASKSVHQDLLKAIQSLAV from the coding sequence ATGTCCACAACACCCACTACTCGGCTAATTTTGGAGACTTTACTCCCCCATCTGAAAGTAGCAGCAGCTTATGCCCATTTTCTTCAACCAAAAATTGCTGCACTTCCCGCCAAAGGAGAAGGAAACAACTTTTTTAGTGCTGCACTTACTGATGCGGATGTGGCTATTCAAAATCTAGTAGAAGTAGTATTACTGGGCACTTTTGCAGATATTCGCTTTTATGGAGAAGAGTATGCAAGTTCTAATAACACCAAGTATTTTCGTGCTACCGAACTCGGTTCAGAAGGTGATTACTTAGTCACACTCGACCCAATTGATGGTACAAAGTTTTACATGGATGGACATTCTAATTACCAAATTATTCTCAGTATTCTAAATTCAGATAACTTTGAAGCCGTAATCGCCATTTCTCCTGCCCAAAACATTTATTTTTATGCCCTTCGAGGTGAAGGTGCTTTTAAAGGGACTCTGGACATGAGCCTAGAAGCCTGTGCCCCATTACACATAACATCTGCCAAACCTGCTATTTTGTTGGGATGGGCAATGAATTCTATTGGACATTTACTAAAAGATCGATATCAAGTAATTGATATAGCGAATGATTACTCTAGTGATATTCAAATTCCTAATCTTAATGGTATTCTCACTGGTGACTTGAGTGGAGCAGTGATTAAATCGGGTAAATTTATTGATGTTGCTGCACTCGCTTTTATTGCGAAAGAGGCTGGTTGGATTGTAACGACTCTGGACGGTTCGACTTTACCGCCATTGCATACTTGTCAAAACTATAGTCTGCCTGGATTGATAATAGCTGCCTCAAAATCTGTTCATCAAGATTTACTGAAAGCTATCCAAAGCCTAGCTGTTTGA
- a CDS encoding tRNA-binding protein, producing MFISYSDFEKIEIHIGKVIKVEEFPQAKKPAYKLWIDFGDLGIKKSSAQITKLYDQDKLINRLILAVTNFPPRQIANFISEVLVLGVVLDDGEVVLIQPDRDVAHIPQVYQVRR from the coding sequence ATGTTTATTAGCTATAGTGATTTTGAGAAAATCGAGATTCATATTGGCAAAGTCATTAAAGTCGAAGAATTTCCTCAAGCAAAAAAACCAGCTTATAAATTGTGGATAGATTTTGGCGATTTGGGCATTAAAAAATCTAGTGCCCAAATTACTAAACTTTATGACCAAGACAAATTAATCAACAGATTAATATTAGCTGTGACTAACTTTCCACCCCGTCAAATAGCCAATTTCATCTCCGAAGTTTTAGTCTTGGGAGTGGTTTTAGACGATGGAGAAGTTGTATTAATTCAGCCAGATAGAGATGTAGCCCACATTCCGCAGGTATATCAGGTGAGAAGATAA
- the rpaB gene encoding response regulator transcription factor RpaB, producing the protein MSGHKGKILVVDDEASIRRILETRLSMIGYDVVTASDGEEALSTFRVSTPDLIVLDVMMPKLDGYGVCQELRKESDVPIIMLTALGNVADRITGLELGADDYMTKPFSPKELEARIACILRRCFHKSSVNTTPNSTIIHVGNLKIDTNKRQVYKNEQRIRLTGVEFSLLELLVNNSGKVFSRLEMLQLLWGCVPGLHLDTRVVDVHISRLRTKVEDDPNLPELIITARGNGYFFPRIIESQ; encoded by the coding sequence TTGTCAGGTCATAAAGGAAAAATCCTGGTAGTAGACGACGAAGCGAGCATACGTCGGATTTTAGAGACGCGTCTTTCCATGATTGGCTATGATGTCGTCACAGCTAGCGATGGTGAAGAAGCTTTGTCAACTTTTCGTGTATCCACTCCTGACTTAATAGTTTTGGATGTGATGATGCCAAAGCTCGATGGCTACGGTGTATGCCAAGAATTACGGAAAGAGTCAGATGTACCAATTATTATGCTTACAGCCTTGGGAAACGTAGCCGATAGGATTACTGGGCTAGAGTTAGGTGCTGATGACTATATGACAAAGCCTTTCTCTCCCAAGGAACTAGAAGCTCGGATTGCCTGCATACTAAGGCGATGCTTCCATAAAAGTAGTGTCAATACCACTCCTAATTCCACGATTATCCATGTGGGAAATCTCAAAATTGATACGAATAAGCGGCAAGTCTATAAAAATGAGCAACGCATTCGCCTGACAGGTGTGGAATTTAGCTTACTAGAGTTGTTAGTGAACAATTCTGGAAAAGTTTTTTCCCGATTAGAAATGTTGCAGCTATTGTGGGGTTGCGTACCAGGACTTCATTTAGACACCCGTGTAGTAGACGTGCATATCTCCCGATTGCGGACAAAGGTAGAAGATGACCCCAACTTACCAGAGTTGATTATCACAGCAAGAGGTAATGGTTATTTTTTCCCACGAATTATTGAATCACAGTAG
- a CDS encoding IS1634 family transposase — MTPSVSEIRVQDIDHCGIVAGIIDQMCLVEQINQILGTHYQEIVSSGQAVKAMILNGLGLVSAPLYLFEKFFVGKATEHLLGEGISPEHLNDDRLGRVLDKLYEAGLTQVFVTVALAAAKKFGVEKDSLHLDSSSFHVHGEYTNNSTEGSGKPGEITITKGYSRDHRPDLKQFIVDLMCSGDGDIPLYLNLRVADGNEADSAVFAQILKEFRHQWEIDALFVADAALYTEGNLKQMDSLRWLSRVPATLTTAQLLLEKMSQEAFVDSIVTGYRIAECCCDYGGVKQRWLVVESEARAAADLKQLEKRLTKHLQQAQSQLRQLSQQEFACAADAIQASGRFETQQRFHELAELEIIEHKRHAKSGRPRKDAQPQQCYYQIRATVVPNELAIATEKQRAGRFILATNVLDAQQLSNDDLLKQYKAQQSTERGFRFLKDPLFFTSSVFLNSKERVAALAMVMGLCLLVYTLGQRALRQALAQAKQTINNQLGKPTASPTMRWVFQCFMSIHLVTIAGFQHITNLTDERRWILQFLGAPCRKYYLLT, encoded by the coding sequence ATGACACCATCAGTATCAGAAATAAGAGTACAAGATATTGACCACTGTGGGATAGTGGCAGGGATTATTGATCAAATGTGTTTGGTAGAGCAAATCAACCAAATACTGGGAACACATTACCAAGAAATAGTCAGTTCAGGTCAAGCAGTCAAAGCAATGATTCTCAATGGCTTGGGTTTAGTAAGTGCGCCACTATACCTATTTGAGAAGTTCTTTGTAGGCAAAGCCACAGAGCATTTACTAGGGGAAGGTATAAGTCCAGAACACTTGAATGATGACCGCTTGGGCAGAGTCTTGGACAAACTGTATGAAGCGGGATTAACACAAGTATTTGTGACAGTAGCACTGGCAGCAGCCAAGAAGTTTGGGGTGGAAAAGGACAGTTTACACTTGGATTCAAGTTCGTTTCATGTGCATGGAGAATATACCAACAACTCAACAGAAGGTTCAGGCAAGCCAGGAGAGATAACAATCACAAAAGGATACTCAAGAGATCATCGACCAGACCTGAAACAGTTTATTGTAGACCTGATGTGCAGTGGAGACGGGGATATTCCTCTATATCTAAATCTAAGAGTGGCAGATGGGAATGAAGCCGACTCAGCCGTGTTTGCTCAAATCTTGAAAGAATTTCGTCACCAATGGGAAATAGATGCTTTGTTTGTAGCGGATGCAGCACTCTACACCGAAGGCAATCTTAAACAAATGGATTCTTTGCGATGGCTATCACGAGTTCCAGCCACACTGACTACTGCCCAATTACTCTTGGAGAAAATGAGTCAGGAAGCTTTTGTGGATAGCATAGTCACAGGCTACCGAATAGCAGAGTGTTGCTGCGATTATGGTGGAGTCAAACAGCGTTGGCTAGTGGTGGAAAGTGAAGCTCGTGCCGCAGCAGATTTAAAGCAACTGGAAAAACGTCTGACTAAGCACCTCCAACAAGCACAATCTCAACTGCGACAGTTGTCACAACAAGAATTTGCTTGTGCCGCAGACGCGATACAGGCTTCAGGGCGTTTTGAGACTCAGCAACGCTTTCATGAACTTGCTGAACTAGAAATTATCGAACACAAACGCCATGCCAAATCAGGCAGACCACGTAAAGATGCTCAACCACAACAGTGTTACTATCAAATTCGTGCGACTGTTGTACCTAACGAGCTAGCAATTGCCACTGAAAAACAACGAGCCGGACGTTTTATTTTGGCTACCAATGTTCTTGATGCTCAACAATTGAGCAATGATGACTTACTCAAGCAGTACAAAGCCCAGCAATCTACTGAGCGTGGTTTTCGTTTTCTCAAAGACCCTTTATTTTTTACCAGCAGTGTTTTTCTCAACTCGAAAGAACGTGTTGCTGCTTTAGCAATGGTCATGGGTCTATGCTTGTTAGTTTACACTTTGGGACAACGGGCGTTACGCCAAGCTCTAGCTCAAGCAAAACAAACCATCAACAATCAATTGGGTAAACCAACTGCCTCTCCTACGATGCGGTGGGTGTTTCAATGTTTCATGTCGATTCATCTGGTAACGATCGCTGGCTTTCAACACATTACCAATCTTACTGACGAACGACGATGGATTCTCCAATTTCTTGGTGCGCCTTGCCGAAAATATTATCTTCTCACCTGA
- the tatC gene encoding twin-arginine translocase subunit TatC, whose product MPPLQDADTVNVPNIDPEEYGNSDTDPLNELPDEVEMSLFDHLEELRQRIFYSLIAVAIGIIGCFFAVKPIVQLLEVPAQGVKFLQLAPGEYFFVSFKVAAYTGLVLSSPFILYQIIQFVLPGLTRRERRLLGPVVLGSSVLFGAGLAFAYLLLIPAALKFFISYGADVVEQLWSIDKYFEFVLLLLFSTGLAFQIPIIQLLLGNLNIVSSERMVSGWRYVIMGAVVLGAVLTPSTDPLTQSLLAGAVLGLYFGGVGLVKLTGK is encoded by the coding sequence ATGCCGCCTTTACAAGACGCAGATACTGTAAACGTTCCCAACATCGATCCAGAAGAATATGGCAACTCAGACACAGATCCTCTCAATGAGTTGCCCGATGAAGTCGAAATGTCCCTTTTCGACCACTTAGAAGAGTTACGACAGCGCATTTTCTATTCGTTGATTGCCGTAGCAATAGGTATTATTGGCTGTTTCTTTGCCGTTAAGCCGATTGTCCAGCTGCTTGAGGTTCCAGCACAAGGAGTAAAATTTCTCCAACTTGCACCCGGAGAATATTTCTTTGTCTCCTTCAAAGTTGCAGCCTACACTGGTTTAGTACTTTCTAGTCCTTTCATTCTTTACCAAATTATCCAGTTTGTGCTTCCTGGACTGACTCGCCGCGAACGCCGTTTACTGGGGCCTGTGGTTTTGGGTTCGAGTGTACTGTTTGGCGCGGGTTTAGCATTTGCTTATTTACTCCTTATCCCCGCAGCTTTGAAATTTTTCATCAGTTACGGAGCAGATGTAGTTGAACAACTTTGGTCAATAGATAAATATTTTGAATTTGTGCTGCTACTGTTATTCAGCACTGGTTTAGCATTTCAAATTCCTATCATCCAATTATTGCTCGGTAATTTGAACATTGTCTCATCTGAACGGATGGTTTCTGGTTGGCGTTACGTGATTATGGGAGCAGTAGTTTTAGGAGCCGTACTTACACCTTCTACCGATCCTCTAACTCAAAGTCTTTTAGCAGGAGCCGTTTTAGGGCTTTATTTCGGTGGTGTTGGGCTGGTGAAGCTCACAGGTAAATAA